From the genome of Streptomyces sp. NBC_01116, one region includes:
- a CDS encoding DNA polymerase III subunit gamma and tau, whose amino-acid sequence MSSLALYRRYRPESFAEVIGQEHVTDPLQQALRNNRVNHAYLFSGPRGCGKTTSARILARCLNCEQGPTPTPCGECQSCQDLARNGPGSIDVIEIDAASHGGVDDARDLREKAFFGPASSRYKIYIIDEAHMVTPAGFNALLKVVEEPPEHLKFIFATTEPEKVIGTIRSRTHHYPFRLVPPGTLRIYLADVCGRENSTVEDGVLPLVVRAGAGSVRDSMSVMDQLLAGAGDDGVTYAMATSLLGYTDGSLLDSIVDAFAAGDGAAAFEVVERVIEGGNDPRRFVADLLERLRDLVILAAVPDAGEKGLIDAPADVVERMQAQASVFGAAELSRAADLVNDGLTEMRGATSPRLQVELICARVLLPAAYDDERSLQARLDRLERGASAAATAGFAAPPAAAAPMAYAPGPDVHAPQAHAPQGAGPDTARAAVRGEAPAAPAPATPPAYAPPAAQQAPAEAPPAAPQAAEPAQRPGSWPAAAGGDQARRPGGWPTASAPGSGPAPAATPPPAAARAASPAPAAPVAPEGGQSMAQGAAQVRNMWPDILEAVKSRRRFTWILLSQNAQVAGFDGTTLRIGFLNAGARDNFASSGSEEILKQALVERFNAQWRIEAVIDTSGGGGMSPGPGAGAGRPAPQYQPAPAAPAAPVAYEPRPQHSAPQQSPPPPQGQHAPPSQQQPPASAPPQGREASPAPESSHSSYGAEPPRNVAPEDDIPEADDPDLVDSALSGHELIVRELGATVVEEFTNEQ is encoded by the coding sequence GTGTCGTCCCTTGCGCTGTACCGCCGCTACCGCCCCGAGTCGTTCGCCGAGGTCATCGGTCAGGAGCATGTCACTGACCCGCTCCAGCAGGCCCTGCGGAACAACCGGGTCAATCACGCGTACCTGTTCAGCGGGCCGCGCGGCTGTGGAAAGACGACCAGCGCGCGCATCCTCGCCCGCTGTCTGAACTGCGAGCAGGGGCCCACGCCGACCCCGTGCGGGGAGTGCCAGTCCTGCCAGGACCTCGCGCGCAACGGGCCGGGTTCCATCGATGTCATCGAGATCGACGCCGCCTCGCACGGTGGTGTGGACGACGCCCGTGATCTGCGCGAGAAGGCGTTCTTCGGGCCCGCCTCCAGTCGTTACAAGATCTACATCATCGACGAGGCGCACATGGTCACCCCGGCGGGCTTCAACGCCCTGCTGAAGGTGGTCGAGGAGCCGCCGGAGCACCTCAAGTTCATCTTCGCGACGACCGAGCCCGAGAAGGTCATCGGGACGATCCGGTCGCGTACGCACCACTATCCGTTCCGGCTGGTTCCCCCGGGGACCCTCCGTATCTATCTCGCCGATGTCTGCGGGCGGGAGAACAGCACCGTCGAGGACGGCGTCCTTCCGCTCGTCGTGCGCGCCGGGGCCGGCTCCGTGCGTGACTCGATGTCCGTCATGGACCAGCTGCTGGCCGGCGCGGGCGACGACGGTGTGACGTATGCCATGGCCACCTCGCTCCTCGGGTACACCGACGGCTCCCTGCTCGACTCGATCGTGGACGCCTTCGCCGCCGGCGACGGTGCCGCCGCCTTTGAGGTCGTGGAACGGGTCATCGAGGGCGGCAACGATCCCCGTCGGTTCGTGGCGGACCTCCTGGAGCGGCTGCGCGATCTGGTGATCCTCGCCGCCGTGCCCGACGCCGGCGAGAAGGGCCTCATCGACGCCCCCGCCGATGTCGTCGAGCGCATGCAGGCCCAGGCCTCCGTCTTCGGCGCCGCCGAGCTGAGCCGCGCCGCCGATCTGGTCAACGACGGGCTCACGGAGATGCGCGGGGCCACCTCGCCGCGGCTCCAGGTGGAGCTGATCTGCGCCCGGGTCCTGCTGCCCGCCGCCTACGACGACGAGCGGTCGCTGCAGGCCCGCCTCGACCGGCTGGAGCGCGGGGCCTCGGCCGCCGCCACCGCCGGGTTCGCCGCCCCGCCCGCCGCCGCGGCGCCGATGGCGTACGCACCGGGCCCCGACGTCCACGCCCCGCAGGCCCACGCCCCCCAGGGCGCGGGTCCGGACACGGCCCGGGCGGCCGTACGGGGCGAGGCGCCCGCCGCTCCCGCACCAGCGACGCCCCCCGCCTACGCACCGCCCGCCGCCCAGCAGGCTCCCGCCGAGGCCCCCCCGGCCGCCCCGCAGGCCGCCGAGCCCGCCCAGCGGCCCGGCTCCTGGCCCGCGGCGGCCGGCGGGGACCAGGCCCGGCGCCCCGGCGGCTGGCCCACCGCGTCCGCACCCGGCAGCGGACCGGCCCCCGCCGCCACCCCGCCGCCCGCCGCCGCCCGGGCCGCCTCGCCGGCCCCCGCCGCGCCGGTCGCGCCCGAGGGCGGTCAGAGCATGGCCCAGGGCGCCGCCCAGGTGCGGAACATGTGGCCGGACATCCTGGAGGCGGTCAAGAGCCGCCGGCGTTTCACCTGGATCCTGCTCAGCCAGAACGCCCAGGTCGCCGGGTTCGACGGGACGACGCTGCGGATCGGCTTCCTCAACGCGGGAGCCCGGGACAACTTCGCGAGCAGCGGCAGCGAGGAGATCCTCAAGCAGGCCCTCGTCGAACGGTTCAACGCCCAGTGGCGCATCGAGGCGGTCATCGACACCTCCGGTGGCGGCGGGATGTCCCCGGGCCCCGGCGCGGGCGCCGGACGTCCCGCCCCGCAGTACCAGCCCGCCCCGGCAGCCCCCGCAGCCCCGGTCGCGTACGAGCCCCGGCCCCAGCACTCCGCCCCGCAGCAGTCCCCGCCCCCGCCGCAGGGGCAGCACGCGCCGCCCTCCCAGCAGCAGCCGCCGGCCTCCGCGCCGCCGCAGGGCCGGGAAGCCTCACCCGCCCCCGAGTCCTCCCACAGCTCGTACGGGGCGGAGCCGCCGCGCAACGTCGCTCCCGAGGACGACATCCCGGAGGCAGACGATCCGGATCTCGTCGACTCCGCCCTCTCCGGTCACGAGCTGATCGTCCGCGAGCTGGGGGCCACGGTCGTCGAGGAGTTCACCAACGAGCAGTGA
- a CDS encoding ABC transporter permease, with the protein MSTKTSAAPTPAVPVGRLRLATVILRAGLRSQLANRADFAMAVANGVTYQITVVLFATVIFSRFPALDGWELGEILLVSSIRMVGHGLYMLFFGNLGLIPHLLREGRFDAFRTRPAPTLLQVFTYEAPVNALGDLVVAAVSLSVCLSLLDIEWSVGAVLFLILAMVCATVIELGLNLHIAALVLRFRGSESLFFWLDNTAGTFGNYPLSVFPTILQTVFTFGVPIAFAGYYPAAWLTGHTDTVPFSQALVYAFPLVALAVTALGLAAWRRGLAWYSRNG; encoded by the coding sequence ATGAGCACGAAAACCTCTGCCGCTCCCACCCCAGCTGTTCCGGTCGGCCGGCTGCGGCTGGCCACGGTCATCCTGCGGGCCGGACTGCGCAGCCAACTCGCCAATCGCGCGGACTTCGCGATGGCCGTGGCCAACGGTGTGACGTACCAGATCACCGTGGTCCTCTTCGCCACCGTCATCTTCAGCCGCTTTCCCGCACTGGATGGCTGGGAGCTCGGTGAGATTCTGCTCGTGAGCAGCATCCGCATGGTGGGCCACGGCCTGTACATGCTCTTCTTCGGAAATCTGGGACTGATCCCGCATCTGTTGCGCGAAGGCCGCTTCGACGCCTTCCGCACCCGCCCGGCACCGACCTTGCTCCAGGTGTTCACGTACGAGGCGCCCGTCAACGCACTGGGCGACCTGGTGGTGGCCGCGGTCTCGCTCAGCGTCTGTCTGTCCCTGCTGGACATCGAATGGTCGGTCGGGGCAGTGCTGTTCCTCATCCTGGCCATGGTGTGCGCCACGGTGATAGAGCTGGGCCTGAACCTCCACATCGCCGCGCTCGTGCTGCGGTTTCGGGGCAGCGAGTCGCTGTTCTTCTGGCTGGACAACACCGCGGGAACCTTCGGAAACTACCCGCTGTCGGTCTTCCCGACCATTCTGCAAACGGTGTTCACCTTCGGTGTCCCGATCGCTTTCGCGGGCTACTACCCGGCCGCCTGGCTGACCGGCCACACCGACACGGTCCCCTTCTCGCAGGCCCTGGTGTACGCCTTCCCGCTGGTGGCCCTGGCCGTGACGGCACTGGGACTCGCCGCCTGGCGCCGCGGACTGGCCTGGTACTCGCGCAACGGGTAG
- a CDS encoding ABC transporter permease, translated as MTLPSPARPVGPSTAAGRPRAFRLAFLVPRTEWAYKPRIVATTFVIVTQVFLYVLLWRALYGEGSQTVVGLDASQAITYSVLATLMGTGRVVLEGASQETAQSKIRDGSVVFWFVRPLAARRYCAWRGVGEGLYATAWLCAGLAIGLATGLVSAPPTWTATAVAVLSYALGQVVFYQIGLLVDLTSFWTITSFGVNRLVAFAQLLLSGGLVPLWFFPDWFRMVGEHLPFAATIHVPVSLYTGRIAAADAGWFLAEQALWGVLLTLAGRFMWHRAARRLLVLGG; from the coding sequence ATGACGCTGCCCTCCCCGGCCCGCCCCGTGGGCCCGAGTACGGCAGCCGGCCGTCCACGCGCCTTTCGGCTCGCGTTCCTTGTCCCGCGCACCGAATGGGCCTACAAGCCGCGCATCGTCGCCACGACGTTCGTCATCGTCACCCAGGTCTTCCTGTACGTGCTGCTCTGGCGCGCGCTGTACGGGGAGGGCAGTCAGACCGTGGTCGGTCTCGACGCCTCTCAAGCCATTACCTACTCGGTGCTGGCCACCCTCATGGGGACCGGCAGGGTCGTTCTGGAGGGAGCTTCGCAGGAGACCGCGCAGAGCAAGATCCGAGACGGATCGGTCGTCTTCTGGTTCGTACGACCGCTGGCGGCCCGTCGCTACTGCGCCTGGCGTGGTGTGGGGGAGGGGCTCTACGCCACGGCCTGGCTCTGCGCCGGGCTGGCCATCGGCCTGGCCACCGGACTCGTGTCGGCTCCCCCGACCTGGACGGCCACGGCGGTGGCGGTCCTCTCGTACGCGCTCGGCCAGGTGGTCTTCTACCAGATCGGCCTGCTGGTGGACCTGACGAGTTTTTGGACGATCACCAGTTTCGGGGTGAACCGGTTGGTGGCGTTCGCCCAACTGCTGTTGTCCGGCGGCCTCGTCCCGCTGTGGTTCTTTCCCGACTGGTTCCGGATGGTCGGCGAGCATCTGCCGTTCGCGGCGACGATCCATGTGCCGGTCTCGCTCTACACCGGGCGCATCGCAGCCGCCGACGCCGGCTGGTTCCTGGCGGAACAAGCCCTCTGGGGAGTGCTGCTGACCCTGGCGGGCCGCTTCATGTGGCACCGCGCCGCCCGCCGTCTCCTCGTCCTTGGTGGCTGA
- a CDS encoding ATP-binding cassette domain-containing protein: MTGVEPVIDVAGAGKTFRSFDAGDRWSVRRPLRRRKARRSVALADVDLRVGQGEFVGLLGQNGAGKSTLIKLMTGLLLPETGTVRVRGLDPYADRERNARTMGVTFGQRTQLWWDLPARVSFDILRDIHGLAEPVYRSALAELDGVLSLSPFWDTPVRFLSLGQRVRCDLAAALLHQPQVIFLDEPTVGLDVLVKDQVRALLARLAATGDHAIILTTHDMGEVEALCERIVVIDRGRVVHDGSREGLAAVSGDQHTFVVEFEAPPPTLRLLTAEVVSADGPTVRVRPLPGSDRIEVTAELLAAHPVRSVVYEGTRVEDMLRTLYGRSHEEAPTATGRAG, translated from the coding sequence ATGACCGGCGTGGAGCCGGTGATCGACGTCGCCGGGGCGGGAAAGACCTTCCGGTCCTTCGACGCGGGTGACCGATGGAGTGTCCGACGGCCCCTGCGGCGGCGGAAGGCGCGACGCTCCGTCGCCCTGGCCGATGTGGATCTCCGTGTCGGCCAGGGGGAGTTCGTGGGGCTGCTCGGCCAGAACGGGGCAGGCAAGTCGACGCTCATCAAGCTGATGACGGGCCTGCTGCTGCCCGAGACCGGAACGGTCCGGGTCAGGGGCCTGGACCCGTACGCCGACCGCGAGCGCAACGCGCGCACCATGGGAGTCACCTTCGGGCAGCGCACCCAGCTCTGGTGGGACCTTCCGGCGCGGGTGTCCTTCGACATCCTGCGGGACATCCACGGACTGGCCGAGCCCGTCTACCGTTCCGCCCTGGCCGAACTCGACGGTGTCCTCTCGCTGTCGCCGTTCTGGGACACCCCGGTCCGCTTCCTCTCCCTCGGCCAACGCGTCAGGTGCGACCTGGCGGCGGCCCTGCTGCACCAGCCGCAGGTGATCTTTCTGGACGAGCCGACGGTCGGCCTCGACGTCCTGGTCAAGGACCAGGTACGGGCCCTGCTGGCCAGGCTGGCGGCCACCGGGGACCACGCGATCATTCTCACCACGCACGACATGGGGGAGGTCGAGGCGCTCTGCGAGCGGATCGTGGTCATCGACCGCGGCCGGGTGGTCCATGACGGGTCACGGGAGGGGCTCGCCGCCGTATCCGGTGACCAGCACACCTTCGTGGTGGAGTTCGAGGCGCCGCCGCCCACGCTGCGGCTGCTGACCGCCGAGGTCGTCTCCGCCGACGGGCCCACCGTGCGCGTCCGCCCGCTGCCCGGGTCCGACCGCATCGAGGTGACCGCGGAGCTGCTCGCCGCCCACCCCGTGCGTTCGGTGGTGTACGAGGGCACCAGAGTCGAGGACATGCTGCGCACGCTCTACGGCCGTTCCCACGAGGAAGCGCCGACGGCGACGGGACGGGCCGGGTGA